Proteins encoded together in one Cryptomeria japonica unplaced genomic scaffold, Sugi_1.0 HiC_scaffold_171, whole genome shotgun sequence window:
- the LOC131076238 gene encoding cytochrome P450 750A1-like codes for MASMGFPEPLDSINIIRECAYAPATATLCSLIIFLWVLHRFSVKRKNTLGSRLPRGPFAWPIIGNLNQLKRLPHRDLHELSKKYGPIMMLKLGSVRTVLVSSSAMAKEFLKTHDKVFASRPVSAVGKYIGYNSKDLIFVPHGAYWRHMRKLCVVELLNTKRIDSFRCVREQEMLLTVRSMWEMSGKGGKLVNLTMFFSSFSQAVMWRILSGTKISFHGDAHGEEIKKMVSEVTAVVGSINIGDFIPYLGWQDLQGVERRMKKVHNSMDQVISKIIEEHQQRRREFHKEHEQQPDIIDVLLEMESLDGMPITKENIKAIVFDMFVAGTETTSTTLEWAMSEILRNPSVAKKMQEEIESVVGRERAVSERDIGSMEYVQCVVKETLRLYPALPLLLPHESTQDCAVGGYFIPERSRLIVNAWAIGRDPSLWEDPLEFKPERFMGKKVDVVRDKDYFDMLPFGAGRRGCPGAAMADVTMNLVLAQLVHYFEWSVEGDLDMTEVFGVTTPRSVHLLARPALRLPTCP; via the exons ATGGCTTCTATGGGCTTTCCTGAACCTTTGGACTCAATAAATATAATAAGAGAGTGTGCTTATGCTCCAGCAACAGCTACACTGTGTTCACTCATAATTTTCTTGTGGGTTTTGCACAGATTTAGTGTGAAAAGGAAGAATACATTGGGATCGAGATTGCCCCGAGGACCGTTTGCATGGCCCATTATTGGAAATCTGAACCAGCTGAAAAGGCTTCCTCATCGTGATCTTCATGAACTTAGTAAGAAATATGGGCCCATTATGATGTTGAAATTGGGCTCTGTTCGCACTGTTTTGGTTTCTTCTTCTGCCATGGCAAAAGAGTTCTTGAAAACCCACGATAAGGTTTTTGCCAGCCGACCTGTTTCTGCTGTAGGAAAATACATTGGCTATAATAGCAAGGATCTGATTTTTGTACCTCACGGGGCTTATTGGAGACACATGAGAAAGCTGTGCGTGGTGGAATTGCTGAATACCAAAAGGATCGATTCCTTCAGATGTGTACGAGAGCAAGAAATGCTTCTCACTGTTCGTTCAATGTGGGAGATGTCTGGGAAGGGTGGGAAGCTTGTTAATCTCACCATGTTCTTTTCATCGTTTTCGCAGGCAGTCATGTGGCGAATCCTTTCGGGAACCAAAATTTCATTTCACGGTGACGCTCATGGCGAAGAGATAAAGAAGATGGTATCAGAGGTGACAGCTGTAGTAGGGAGTATCAATATCGGGGACTTCATTCCTTACTTAGGCTGGCAGGACTTGCAAGGAGTAGAGCGGCGCATGAAAAAAGTACACAACTCCATGGACCAAGTGATTAGTAAAATAATAGAGGAGCACCAGCAGCGCAGGAGGGAGTTCCACAAGGAGCATGAGCAGCAGCCTGACATCATTGACGTGCTCTTGGAAATGGAGAGTCTCGATGGAATGCCAATCACAAAGGAAAACATTAAAGCCATTGTTTTT GATATGTTCGTGGCTGGAACTGAAACGACGTCTACTACGTTAGAATGGGCAATGAGTGAGATTCTTAGAAACCCTAGCGTGGCCAAGAAAATGCAAGAGGAAATAGAATCAGTGGTCGGCAGAGAGAGGGCTGTAAGTGAGCGTGACATAGGAAGCATGGAGTACGTGCAGTGTGTGGTGAAGGAGACACTGAGGTTATATCCGGCGTTACCCTTGCTTCTTCCGCACGAATCCACACAAGATTGTGCAGTTGGGGGATACTTCATTCCTGAGAGAAGCAGGCTCATCGTCAATGCTTGGGCTATTGGAAGAGACCCATCCTTGTGGGAAGATCCTCTGGAATTCAAGCCAGAGAGATTTATGGGTAAAAAAGTTGATGTTGTGAGAGACAAGGATTATTTTGATATGTTGCCATTTGGAGCAGGAAGGAGAGGATGTCCAGGCGCAGCCATGGCTGATGTAACCATGAACCTTGTTTTGGCTCAGCTCGTTCATTACTTTGAATGGAGCGTGGAAGGAGATCTGGATATGACGGAAGTCTTTGGAGTCACCACGCCCAGGAGTGTTCACCTTCTCGCTCGTCCTGCCTTAAGGCTACCTACCTGCCCTTGA